The window AGACTTTGCAAGCAACATAACAGATATCACAAAAGACGAAAAGACAATCATACTACATGCAAAAAAATCACTTGTTTTTCACAACAACACGGCTTGGTCAAAGAACAACtgtaataaattgtttgacaggACTATGGGTAGCTATGACGGAACGGAGACTTGTGAATTAGTAAGGACTTACTTACCGACTCGAATACCCAGGGAATTGACTTGCGATATTATACAGGATTATGGACTATACAGAGATGACGGACTTGCGGTTTGCAAGGGTACACCacaagctatagagagaacaaagaagctaatatgcaacatatttaatagaaacaacttGAAATTACTATTGATGCAAACAAATGATCAGTAAATTTtcttgacgtaactttaaagctacaagatggcagcttcaagcctttccaaaaaccaggtaacacaatactatatgtgccCAAATAAtgcaaccatccaccttccatattgaaaagcctaccagacaacataaacaaacgattaaacACACTTTCATCAAATGAACAACAATTTGGCAGCACAATGCAACCctaccaagaagcactccacaagagtggatacaacagcaaactacaatatgacactaacatgaaaaaatccagaaaacgtaacagacaaagaaaaatcacatggtacaaccTCCCATGCAGCGCCAATGTGGCAACTAATATCGTacaaaaattcttcagcatagttacgacatgcttcccaaagaaacacccactccaagcaatatttaatagacaaaccttaaaactgagctactcagtaatgccaaacatgaaaacaatcattgatgccAGCAACAAAACCCTCACTAAAACCATAACacaacaaagagaagacaacgaaAAGAGTTGCAACTGCAGACTAAAGAACAattgccctttggaaggaaaatgcagagccaaaaatgtgatataccAAAGGACAGTGAACAACCATgcaaacaaccacgtagcgacctacataggactttaaaacagaatttaaaactagatacagcaatcataaagcctcgtttaaccccaaaaacaaacaacaccacacagaattgagcaagcacatttggaagttgaaagacagcaactcaacatacaacataacatggaaaatattagctcaagcacaaccatatacaaacaaaacaaaatgatgcaaactatgtttactagaaaaataCTTTATAATATGCAAACCATACTTGAgcacattgaataaaaaaaatgaattgacttctaattgcagacatgctaggagttatcttctcgttTAAACTTAGCACTAAATCACATGATTAACACAACGAGCCCATTTCTATTATTTcagcacattcggtaaagctttttattttagtacaACAGTGTCTGAAgagtgcatcgcacgaaacaaatttgtagcgcaattactaaaagtttactttctttttaatattttttcaaatattttatactccactaattatctcttaggtttttagtgtagagttctcttcttgtatgcttttgcacctgcttatagttactatatatattatattatatataatatatatattataatatatatattatatattacaatttTGTATCATTTTCAAAAGATAATTGTAATACAGCGCACACTCAAGATACAATTCCCCTGAtctacgattttttcaccttgcgaagttgaacatgatgatttttcacctcaccatataaatcttatttcaccatacaaattcaacctaattttcgcccgagttcaaatttggcagctgGTGTGCTTATTATgcacatcaaaataacaaagacatcGAAATGCTATTTGCCAAAAATATATTCACgacgcctgaaagagacacgataACTGATTTTTTTCACTTCTGCAAATACACACATGTGCAAAATCGTAATATTTACCCTTCAGAACTAgaagcaaagttggagttgttaTCTATTCAAAATGAAGGATAGAGAACTTTCCTTAACCTGCTAAAAAATCTACTTCATTACGAAAACGACATCGCTTGGGCTTTTTCAACGAGTTATATTGGGAAAGGTTTGAAACAGGTCCGCTAAAAGTTACAGCGAAGCGGAGACAGGATTTGATTGAtgaaattttagtgataaaaagttgaaattcagtaatatAATTAGAAATACATATGATAACTTAACTTAAAGTGTGttcgcgcgcgtgtgtgtgtttagtaagcttaacATATTggaggtgaattcaaagttagTTAGACAAATGCatgttttgaaggtaagaactccctacggtatgtGCTGCTTCTACTGCTCATACACGTTGTACattgtgatgttacattttattgcagatcatactCACTAAATACACTTAAGTCACtatagataactatagttactaaggttaacatactattttgttagtaatttttaatatgtacgcACTTATATGAGTATGCACTTATATAAAGTGCACAGTATGCacttatatgaaattttgacatattttatcagggaatgtttgcattatgcaAGTACTATGGCATTTAATCCTCtacatatgattttttcaccatgcGATATTAACCCTGGAATGGATCAAATTCGTATCCTGAGGTTGTGCTGTACtattttatgttaatttttCTTATGGGAAGTCCATCATTGTATTTGATGCCATTCAAGTTATGTGGTGGGTCATGACATGTATGCTGTTATACTAACAACCTATTCAAAAAGTTAAATTGTGAACTCAACATGACTCTATTAGTTATAAGTTAAGCGAATGCTGGAGAAAGGCTGGCTCACACTATATCGCAGTAGGTCAGCATTAATCTCACAATGCATCGGTgattgtttgtaataatgttGTTCACACTCAGAAACCGATCTGCATCGGTGAATAGTCTGTGACATCCTTCTCTGTTCTCATTGCACAATGATGAAATACTAATTCCGCAACAGGTATCATGAATGGAAATGTAGACTTGGCAATCCatgacagccaatcaccatcacCAAAGTGGCACACATTGTACATATTGTTGAGGATGCCGGGCGAAATACTGGGGAGTTTAACAACTGCAATGTTTCTCAACAAATACCCATTGTCTCGGCCATGTCATCAGTTTACGGCGCACACAGTCGATGTACAgtgatacagtgtgaaccagtcttACGGCATAACCTACGTGTTTGAATGATTTTAAATGCAAGGCTTAATCAACTGATACTGTTCCTGCTTGATAGTCATGATCACAGTTATGGTCACTATCACAGCTATGGTCACTATCACAGTTATGGTCATTATCACAGCTATGGTCACTATCACAGTTATGGTCACAATCACAGCTATGGTCACTATCACAGCTATGGTCACTATCACAGCTATGGTCACTATCACAGTTATGGTCACAATCACAGCTATGGTCACTGTCACAGTTATGGTCATTATCACAACTATGGTCACTATCACAGCTATGGTTACTATCAAAGCTATGGTCACTATCGCAGCTATGGTTACTATCACAGCTATGGTCACTATCACAGCTATGGTCACTATCACAGCTATGGTCACTATCACAGTTATGGTCACAATCACAGCTATGGTCACTATCACAGCTATGGTCACTATCACAGCTATGGTCACTATCACAGCTATGGCCACTATCACAGCTATGGTCACTATCACAGTTATGGTTACTATCACAGCGATGGTCACTATCACAGCTATGGTTACTATCACAGCTATGGTCACTATCACAGCTATGGTCACTATCACAAGAGATGCCCTGATTCTAAATTCAcgagccgattcagataccgatccgatataccgatcctaattgaaaaataatccgattcagataccgattcagatcttttgtgttgcagagatagttgttcattttattatgcaatacaaacataatgcaaagaaaacatgaatattattgtatttatttatttgtttgcatatatggaaaaattatatatacatattcacatactgacataccgtgcatgtagtaacaaaacagtccatgtttcttgtaatttgtaaataaaggtaattactgttagtggtacagttctatctgtggtaacgaagtccctcttctattgttggatgaactgctgcgcctgtacaagtttagagcaagtcaatgtttcttttaattaccgttagtgattcaattatctcagtaagacgtctcttccttccatcattatcaatgtagccaagcgtAATGAAGGGGGTATTCACTTGCCACAGAtattggaggacaggctacataccgatacgccactgggttcctgttttttgtacaatacaaacgatccattgtatcgtcaggatcaagagagtgatagataactttatgcgttgactgtttaaattactttcgtaatgctaataaatagaaatattacactgcgttcttgtctcccatttttgttatcttgttcgtgattgcctgcaataaatcctatcactgtaattgggaaacaccacactttttgtttacgttctggctaaaaagtttcctttgctgtgttgatcaggctatagacatgaaataaattgtgtggcaggcctgaaattcattaagtaaaagtaagaagcttacagctgatgattttttattagtatggcaggctaaaatacagttttctgctagatggttgatctgtaaaaagtatcggttCAGATAGTAAGGTTCAggttttttaagaaaatatcgGCCGacaccgattcagatacttgacacccatatcggcactgataccgattccgatactaAAATCGGGGCGACTCTAACTATCACAGCTATGGTCACTATCGCAGCTATGGTCACTATCACAGCTATGGTCACTGTCACAGTTATGGTCACTATTACAGCTATGGTCACTATCACAGCTATGGCTACTATCACAGCTATGGTTACTATCACAGCTATGGTCACTATTACAGCTATGGTCACTATCACAGCTATGGTCACTATCACAGCTATGGTTACTATCACAGCTATGGTTACTATCACAGCTATGGTCACTATCACAGCTATGGTCACTATCACAGCTATGGTCACTATCACAGCTATGGTCACTATCACAGCTATGGTTACTATCACAGCTATGGTTACTATTACAGCTATGGTTACTATCACAGCTATGGTTACTATCACAGCTATGGTTACTATCACAGCTATGGTCACTATCACAGCTATGGTTACTATCACAGCTATGGTTACTATCACAGCTATGGTCACTATCACAGTTATGGTCATTATCACAGCTATGGTTACTATCACAGCTATGGTCACTGTCACAGTTATGGTTACTATCACAGCTATGGTTACTATTACAGCTATGGTTACTATCACAGCTATGGTTACTATCACAGATATGGTCACTATCACAGCTATGGTCACTATCGCAGCTATGGTCACTATCACAGCTATGGTCACTGTCACAGTTATGGTCACTGTCACAGTTAT of the Watersipora subatra chromosome 4, tzWatSuba1.1, whole genome shotgun sequence genome contains:
- the LOC137394122 gene encoding uncharacterized protein, whose product is MITVMVTITAMVTITVMVIITAMVTITVMVTITAMVTITAMVTITAMVTITVMVTITAMVTVTVMVIITTMVTITAMVTIKAMVTIAAMVTITAMVTITAMVTITAMVTITVMVTITAMVTITAMVTITAMVTITAMATITAMVTITVMVTITAMVTITAMVTITAMVTITAMVTITRDALILNSRADSDTDPIYRS